The following are encoded together in the Culex pipiens pallens isolate TS chromosome 1, TS_CPP_V2, whole genome shotgun sequence genome:
- the LOC120423487 gene encoding neuroglian isoform X7: MWTLGRRRAGGGGDRMVLAPLAVLVATLNVLAAQSLSGFYRNFHSPPSIIKQPPTDEMLFQVAQTGENDKPFIIECEAEGEPTPRYRWIKNGKKFEWQTYDDRMSQQPGRGTLVIKSPRDEDLGQYQCFAENEHGTATSNSVFVRKAELNSFKDESAKTVQVDEGMPFKMQCQPPDGWPRPNVYWLIQNMDGGISSINNSRMTLDPEGNLWFSNVTRRDQSDDFWYACAASSLFRNEYKIGNRVVLQVKQTGISAAQNRHRPERQYVSRKNEVALRGKKIELFCIYGGTPLPQVVWTKDGRPIQWNDKIQQNNYGKSLVIKHATFEDQGTYTCESSNGVGSAESYSIRLEVQAIPYFTIQPESVIKAEEETAEFRCEATGVPKPNIIWIHNGKPIEQTPPNPRRFVSGSRIFFNKLEKSDTGNYGCNATNSLGYVYKDVYLNVLALPPEISEPPRREHTVDRRNVTLTCRVFGAPKPEVKWIRNGRELTGGRYQVLPTGDLFIRGVEFSDAGQYTCNAVNKLGEKSADGELIVKEHTKIIDEPQDYEVVAGTPATFRCNAVADSSLALTIEWLTNGEPIDFDTQPRFVMTNDYSLTITKTIELDTGVYSCVAKTDLDEVIANATLTVYDRPNAPSLEGIECHQAVATLSWTPNGDNRSPILHYTIEYNTSFTPDTWEISSKDVPATDFTYSVDMSPWSNYTFRVIAINKVGPSSPSGHSEVCTTQPSVPFKNPDNVEGQGTEPNNLVIKWTPMSEIEHNAPRFQYRVYWQLDTGVDNWNTEDIFDWQQTELVIRDQPTFQRYRIKVVAINEMGEANVAPKEVIGYSGEDKPLEAPQNFTLIQVTAPTSAILSWNPVSEDSVRGHFKGYKIQTWTEADGEENLREVLVTADSKQALVTDFVPDSTNFARILAYNGRFNGPASTTLSFDTPEGVPNTIQTLDAIPLGSSAFLLKWKKPLQPNGKLTGYKIYYEEVKGTSFGPRMEREPHISDARLTEAKLGKLKPSTKYRVHVVGTTRAGEGQDYYIEQKTAAGVALQPDQPYFSWEHEPNDSGHADVRVVWHPNLEGKPGAHFFVKYRVKGENQWLMTEPVLYENHHTVHGLDPDTNYEFRVVSVDGEFQTESLSQEVDTSGLDGPIIVKGNNVATAGWFIGMMLAIAFLILLLIIICIIKRNRGGKYDVHDRELANGRNDYTEEGGFPEYSQPRYE, encoded by the exons ATACCGCTGGATCAAGAACGGCAAAAAGTTCGAGTGGCAAACGTACGACGACCGGATGTCGCAGCAACCGGGCCGCGGTACGCTCGTCATCAAGTCACCGCGGGACGAAGACCTCGGACAGTACCAGTGCTTCGCCGAGAACGAGCACGGCACGGCCACCTCGAACTCGGTGTTTGTGCGCAAAGCCGAACTCAACTCGTTCAAGGACGAGTCGGCCAAGACGGTCCAGGTGGACGAGGGCATGCCCTTCAAGATGCAGTGCCAACCCCCGGACGGTTGGCCGCGGCCGAACGTGTACTGGCTGATCCAGAACATGGACGGCGGCATCAGCTCGATCAACAACTCGCGGATGACGCTCGACCCGGAGGGTAATCTGTGGTTCTCGAACGTAACGAGGCGCGATCAGTCGGATGACTTTTGGTACGCTTGCGCGGCGTCGTCGCTGTTCCGTAACGAGTACAAGATCGGCAATCGGGTGGTGCTGCAGGTCAAGCAGACGGGAATTTCGGCGGCGCAGAACCGACATCGTCCTGAACGGCAGTACGTGTCCCGTAAGAACGAGGTGGCGCTGCGAGGTAAGAAGATCGAACTGTTTTGTATCTACGGGGGGACGCCGCTGCCGCAGGTCGTGTGGACGAAGGACGGGCGGCCGATCCAGTGGAACGACAAGATTCAGCAGAATAACTACGGGAAATCGCTGGTGATAAAGCACGCCACGTTTGAAGATCAGGGCACGTACACGTGCGAGTCGAGCAACGGTGTGGGCAGTGCCGAGTCCTACTCGATCCGGTTGGAAGTGCAAGCCATTCCGTACTTTACGATCCAGCCGGAGAGTGTGATCAAGGCGGAGGAGGAGACGGCCGAGTTCCGGTGCGAGGCGACCGGTGTGCCCAAGCCGAACATTATCTGGATTCACAACGGCAAGCCGATCGAGCAGACGCCGCCCAACCCGAGGCGATTCGTCAGCGGAAGCAGGATCTTCTTCAACAAGCTGGAGAAGTCGGATACTGGAAATTACGGCTGTAACGCCACCAACTCGCTCGGATACGTCTACAAGGATGTTTATTTGAACGTGCTCGCTCTGCCTCCAGAGATCAGCGAACCTCCGCGTCGCGAGCACACCGTTGATCGACGCAACGTAACGCTGACTTGCCGCGTGTTTGGAGCGCCCAAACCCGAGGTCAAGTGGATCCGCAACGGACGGGAGCTGACCGGGGGACGGTATCAGGTGCTGCCGACTGGGGATCTTTTCATTCGTGGAGTTGAGTTCTCCGATGCTGGACAGTACACGTGTAACGCGGTGAACAAGCTGGGTGAGAAGTCCGCGGACGGTGAGTTGATTGTGAAGGAGCACACGAAGATTATTGACGAGCCGCAGGATTACGAGGTTGTGGCGGGGACGCCGGCTACGTTCAGGTGTAATGCCGTAGCGGATTCGAGCTTGGCGCTGACGATCGAGTGGTTGACCAACGGAGAACCGATTGACTTTGACACGCAGCCGAGGTTCGTGATGACGAACGATTACTCGCTGACGATCACGAAGACTATTGAGTTGGACACGGGAGTGTACTCGTGCGTGGCCAAGACCGATTTGGACGAGGTGATTGCGAATGCCACGTTGACGGTGTACGATCGGCCAAACGCTCCTTCGCTCGAGGGTATTGAATGCCACCAGGCTGTGGCGACGCTTTCGTGGACGCCGAACGGAGACAACCGGTCGCCGATTCTGCACTACACCATCGAGTACAACACTTCGTTCACTCCGGACACTTGGGAGATCTCTTCCAAGGACGTTCCTGCGACGGACTTCACCTACAGCGTAGACATGAGCCCGTGGTCGAACTACACGTTCCGCGTGATTGCCATCAACAAGGTTGGACCTTCGTCACCTTCCGGCCACAGCGAAGTGTGCACCACCCAGCCCAGCGTTCCGTTCAAGAACCCGGACAACGTGGAAGGCCAGGGAACCGAACCGAACAATCTAGTCATCAAGTGGACGCCAATGTCCGAGATCGAACACAACGCTCCGAGGTTCCAGTACCGCGTCTACTGGCAGCTCGATACCGGCGTAGACAACTGGAACACCGAAGACATCTTCGACTGGCAGCAGACGGAGCTGGTGATCCGGGATCAGCCGACCTTCCAGCGGTACCGCATCAAGGTGGTCGCGATCAACGAAATGGGAGAGGCTAACGTCGCCCCGAAGGAGGTCATCGGATACTCCGGCGAGGACAAACCTCTAGAAGCCCCGCAGAACTTCACCCTTATCCAGGTCACCGCACCAACCTCCGCCATCCTCAGCTGGAACCCCGTCAGCGAAGACAGCGTCCGTGGGCACTTCAAGGGCTACAAAATCCAAACCTGGACGGAAGCCGATGGCGAAGAGAACCTCCGTGAGGTGCTCGTAACGGCCGACTCCAAACAAGCTCTCGTCACGGACTTTGTCCCCGACTCGACGAACTTTGCGCGAATCCTCGCGTACAACGGCCGCTTCAACGGCCCAGCCAGCACAACCCTGTCCTTCGACACCCCCGAAGGCGTCCCCAACACGATCCAAACCCTGGACGCCATCCCGCTCGGATCGTCCGCCTTCCTGCTCAAGTGGAAGAAGCCGCTCCAGCCGAACGGCAAGCTCACCGGCTACAAGATCTACTACGAAGAGGTCAAGGGAACGTCCTTCGGCCCACGCATGGAGCGCGAACCCCACATCAGTGACGCGCGCCTCACGGAGGCCAAACTGGGCAAGCTCAAGCCAAGCACCAAGTACCGCGTGCACGTCGTCGGAACGACTCGCGCCGGCGAAGGCCAAGACTACTACATCGAACAGAAGACTGCCGCCGGTGTGGCGCTCCAGCCCGACCAGCCCTACTTCAGCTGGGAGCACGAACCCAACGACAGCGGACACGCCGACGTGCGCGTCGTGTGGCACCCGAACCTCGAGGGCAAACCGGGCGCGCACTTCTTCGTCAAGTACCGCGTCAAGGGCGAAAACCAGTGGCTCATGACCGAGCCGGTGCTGTACGAGAACCACCACACCGTGCACGGGCTCGACCCGGACACCAACTACGAGTTCCGCGTCGTGTCCGTCGACGGCGAGTTCCAGACGGAGTCGCTCTCGCAGGAGGTGGACACCTCCGGTCTCG ACGGCCCCATCATCGTGAAGGGCAACAACGTGGCCACCGCCGGGTGGTTCATCGGTATGATGCTGGCGATTGCGTTCCTCATCCTGCTGCTGATCATCATCTGCATCATCAAGCGCAACCGGGGCGGCAAGTACGACGTGCACGATCGTGAGCTGGCGAATGGGCGCAACGATTACACCGAGGAGGGCGGCTTCCCGGAGTACTCGCAACC